Within bacterium, the genomic segment CGGCCAGCTCCTTTACTTTGGCCAGGCTGATACCCATGTTCTTTGAGATAGCCTGATATTCTCTCGATTCCAGCAGGCTGATATGATGCTGAATCATTCTCTTGATCAGAGAGGCTGTCGGCTCTTCCTCTTTGACTTGCAGCAGCAGGCATTCCTGAGGAGTTCTGGCTCCAACGCCGGGCGGGTCCAGGTTCTGGATCAGGTGCAGGACATCCTCGACTTCCTTGGCATCGTGCAGTTCCAAAACCTTGGCCATTTCTTCAACCGTTGCACACAGATAGCCGTTCTCATCGATATTGCCGATGATCATCTCCCCTATCCGGAACTCCTGCTCGCTGATGGAGGAAGACATGCGCAATTGCCACAGGAGGTAGTTTTGCAGGGATTGGGGCCTGGTCAGGATATTTTCCAGCGGGGGAAGCTCCCGCTCATCACCGCCCGATACCGAGAACCTGTTTGTGTCCACGGCGTCATCGTCGATAAAGTTTTCCCATTCCACTTCCCGTTCCGCATCATCAAAACCGTTTTCATCGCTGCCAAGCCTAATGTCTTCAGCCTTGACATCCCGCTGGTCCATCTCCTCTGATCCGAAATCCGAAGGCGGTTCCAGCGATAATTCCTCCAACATGGGATTTTCCTGCAATTCCTGGTGAATGAGCTGGGTCAGTTCGAGTTTCGAGAGCTGCAATAACTTGATGGACTGCTGCAACATCGGAGTCATCATTAGCCGGTGCGTCAACTTCATGTTTAAAGTTTGCTTCATCTCCAGCGCCATATCAATACCTCTTTTTGAGTTAATGTCCCCTGCCAGGGGTGATTCGATGCCAGTTCGACATCTGATTCAGATAACCCTTGCTCTTCACCAATTGAGAATCAGTTGTAATCAGCCCATAGTCAGAATCAGCAATAATCAACCAGCGATCGCAGTTCTTTTCCCGCTTTGAAAAATGGCACCTTCTTGGCCGGTACATTCACCATATCACCAGTTTTCGGGTTTCTCCCCTGCCGTGCCTTTCGATTTCGGATCCGAAAGCTCCCAAAACCCCT encodes:
- the rpoN gene encoding RNA polymerase factor sigma-54: MALEMKQTLNMKLTHRLMMTPMLQQSIKLLQLSKLELTQLIHQELQENPMLEELSLEPPSDFGSEEMDQRDVKAEDIRLGSDENGFDDAEREVEWENFIDDDAVDTNRFSVSGGDERELPPLENILTRPQSLQNYLLWQLRMSSSISEQEFRIGEMIIGNIDENGYLCATVEEMAKVLELHDAKEVEDVLHLIQNLDPPGVGARTPQECLLLQVKEEEPTASLIKRMIQHHISLLESREYQAISKNMGISLAKVKELADIILSYDPKPGRRFNPDVSHYIVPDVFVYKMGDDYVISLNDEGLPQLRVSNIYRKILRKGKNVPDNTRKYVEEKLRSAVWLIKSIQQRQRTLYNVARSIVNFQRDFLDKGVAYLKPLTLVDVANDISMHESTISRVTTNKYMYTPRGIFELKFFFNSGLKKKDGDFISSVRVKELLRELIKNEDVRKPYSDTQILELLKKQGVVIARRTIAKYRDELHILPSQKRKAVFLD
- a CDS encoding HU family DNA-binding protein codes for the protein MTKADLVIEVAKLTDLTKKETETVIKTIFGSITTALSEGDKVELRGFGSFRIRNRKARQGRNPKTGDMVNVPAKKVPFFKAGKELRSLVDYC